From a single Cinclus cinclus chromosome 16, bCinCin1.1, whole genome shotgun sequence genomic region:
- the PPL gene encoding periplakin translates to MHSLFRKRNKGKYSPSVQKKSISSKELTELIERLQKNADQVEKNIVETDSRMQNDLHKIKACQLAQYKELTAQKLSESDKLLYVLDGDAAVARHMKHPQGDMITEDIRQLKERVANLRVKHNQIYNFPLQHIEPQVNWSTVIEEKQDALSSKGFGTDLPLVNSQVEEHNIFHNEVMAIGPHIVKEGSKENMSNFQAKYQKLLAGSQQRQQDLNSLQDYMQRCTNKLYWLDQQAKDRTHYDWSDHNLDYPSRRRQYENFIHRKLEEKEEAINKLHADGDQLLAQNHPGKNAIEAHIEAVHADWKEYLNLLICEESHLKFMEDFHKFQKDTKDAQELLKKVDTDLDQKFSPEFKDRYQLESLLRELDDQEKALDKYEAVVKSLQERSQQVLPLRYRRQPPPQPIPVEALCEFEGERGQISRGAHYTLQRNSGDLWEVADSAGDTISAPGVCFMIPPPDPEAVALAEQIAKHYVTVKEKTNNCKNILQQRYEGLKADSIGDAASVRGRQLLAGLEKVSSDLDKQEKAITANLRPPLEQSRAVQDSTERSKDLKNITNEVRRIEPEKTRKIQECEAFIESVPNTGSATLVRNKVENTNKKYERVVQLLSAAQEKVEVATNLERSLQQGRDLLSSYENKLVMEDTVPEDLRVVDRKKEELLAMGTELQSKKFLLSEAEQNLQRTKMCSNTLASKFQEHCPDIERQEAELYKLNQRFNNLSKQIDHRTQTLQKAKSAYSNYRTNYDKVNQFLCNIPNYEPQETDNIQQVEMKLKSQAALLSDIASKEQEVQKVSATAQQYQQAVKDYELEAEKLRSILDLENGRNGYTSKKPRLQSPAAKVKEEEAVLAAKYTEVNAVNKQRLQNLEFAQSLLRQQPEIQVTQDFAQTKKSVRPVEEVWKLKKELEDETQRRQQLEAEIEAIQNNIVHLQNQKPQETVVKKELVKKVPDPQLEESFHRLQQNLAEEQRKNQVLQDELEALKIRLRVLEHEKREGGQEYIVKEVLRIEQDKAQAAEILKLKEELEELRRQEGTRESEVILLRQQIAVLSSEKNKEQEKVTEKEVLKLQNDPQLEMEFRMLQETKERESALRQKHEEELSFLQDKLKRLEKERAIAEGKITVKEVLKVEKDLAIEREVNELRRQYEDEKSKGRSNEREKAELLRKIQLLEEENSKVVVQEKVREIVRPDPKAENEVANLRLELVEQERRCHGGDEQLKSCQNELAALKNRGPLVEVKEVIKEVIKYKNDPETEKELQRLREEIIERTGAIERADLEIYQLKQEIQALKDTKPQVQMKEVVQEILQFREDPKTREEVESLRVQLADEQMKHIDLERERLLQEEKVRQKEEELSQVKEKVVQQEVVKYEQDPALKAEVNSFSQSIESELKQIDGLREELRKLQRRRSELERQLEELEKERQARREAELEVQRLRIRLNELEEQERETTERVTVKQKVILQQDPQQEKEHSLLRLELEEEKHRRQVLQTELEALRKKLLSLEKMEVKEKVVFSESVQVDKGDTEYEIQKLKSNLEEESRRKRELDADINRLETRLSEVEFNNSKSSKELDLLREENHKLHLEKQNLLMETRRLQSEIELTATEAQDLRNMTHMDSGINLDSRFQALERELEDLKQLSREKDAEIEQLQNRLKTVAIKREQRENHLRRSIVVIDPDTGKEMSPEEAHVFGLIEWSLFVKLKSQECDWEEISIKGPNGESSVILDRKSGREFSIEDALKSGRLTTAQYDSYLNKEMSIQELAVLVSGSNYTALAPL, encoded by the exons CATCTCCAGCAAAGAGCTGACCGAGCTCATCGAGCGCCTGCAGAAAAATGCTGACCAGGTGGAGAAAAACATCGTGGAGACCGACTCCCGAATGCAGAAT gaCCTGCACAAGATCAAAGCGTGCCAGCTGGCACAGTATAAGGAGCTGACAGCACAGAAACTCTCCGAGTCTGACAAGCTGCTCTACGTGCTGGACGGGGACGCTGCCGTGGCCCGGCACATGAAGCACCCCCAGGGGGACATGATCACAGAAGA catccGGCAGCTGAAGGAACGCGTGGCAAACCTGCGTGTGAAACACAACCAGATCTACAACTTCCCCCTGCAGCACATTGAGCCCCAGGTCAACTGGTCAACAGTGATCGAGGAGAAACAG GATGCGCTGAGCAGCAAAGGCTTTGGGACTGACCTGCCGCTGGTCAACAGCCAAGTAGAAGAGCACAACATCTTCCACAACGAGGTCATGGCCATCGGGCCACACATTGtcaaggaaggaagcaag gaaAACATGAGCAACTTCCAAGCCAAATACCAGAAGCTGCTG GCCGGCTCCCAGCAGCGGCAGCAGGACCTGAACTCGCTGCAGGATTACATGCAGCGCTGTACCAACAAGCTCTACTGGCTGGATCAGCAGGCCAAGGACAGGACCCATTACGACTGGAGCGACCACAACCTGGACTACCCCAGCCGGCGCCGCCAGTACGAG AACTTCATCCACCGaaagctggaggagaaggaggaagcaATCAACAAGCTGCATGCTGATGGGGATCAGCTGCTAGCCCAGAACCACCCTGGGAAGAACGCCATCGAG GCTCACATTGAGGCCGTGCACGCCGACTGGAAGGAGTACCTGAACCTGCTGATCTGTGAGGAGAGCCACCTGAAGTTCATGGAGGACTTCCACAAG TTTCAGAAGGACACCAAGGATGCTCAGGAGCTTTTGAAGAAGGTGGATACAGACCTGGACCAAAAGTTCAGCCCGGAGTTCAAGGACAGATACCAGCTGGAGTCTCTCCTCCGGGAGCTGGAT GACCAGGAGAAGGCCTTGGACAAGTACGAGGCCGTGGTGAAGTCGCTGCAGGAGCGCAGCCAGCAGGTCCTGCCGCTGCGGTACCGCCGGCAGCCGCCGCCGCAGCCCATCCCCGTGGAGGCTCTCTGCGAGTTCGAGGGCGAGCGG GGCCAGATCAGCCGCGGAGCTCACTAcaccctgcagaggaacagcgGAGACCTTTGGGAAGTGGCCGACAGCGCAGGAGACACGATCAGCGCCCCCGGGGTCTGCTTCATGATCCCCCCGCCCGACCCCGAAGCGGTAGCCCTGGCAGAGCA AATTGCCAAGCACTACGTGACTGTGAAGGAGAAGACCAACAACTGCAAGAACATCCTCCAGCAGCGCTATGAGGGGCTGAAGGCAGACAGCATCGGAG ATGCTGCATCAGTTCGGGGAcgccagctcctggcagggctggaaaaagtCAGCAGTGACCTGGACAAGCAGGAGAAAGCAATAACAGCAAACCTGCGGCCACCACTGGAGCAGAGCCGGGCAGTGCAGGACAGCACCGAGCGCTCCAAAGACCTCAAG AACATCACCAACGAGGTGCGTCGGATCGAGCCTGAGAAAACGAGGAAGATCCAGGAGTGTGAGGCCTTCATCGAATCCGTGCCCAACACGGGCAGCGCGACCCTGGTGAGGAACAAGGTGGAGAACACTAACAAGAAGTACGAGCGCGTGGTGCAGCTGCTCAGCGCTGCCCAGGAAAA AGTTGAGGTGGCCACAAACCTGGAGAGGAGCCTGCAGCAAGGCCGAGACCTGCTGTCAAGCTATGAGAACAAGCTGGTCATGGAGGACACCGTACCAGAGGACTTGAGGGTGGTGgacaggaagaaggaagagctgctg GCCATGGGCACCGAGCTCCAGTCCAAGAAGTTTCTGCTCAGTGAAGCCGAGCAGAACCTGCAGAGGACCAAGATGTGCTCCAACACCCTGGCCAGCAAGTTCCAGGAGCACTGCCCTGACATCGAGCGCCAGGAGGCAGAGCTCTACAAGCTCAACCAGCGCTTCAACAACCTCAGCAAGCAGATCGACCACAG AACGCAGACCCTACAGAAAGCAAAAAGTGCCTATTCAAACTACCGCACCAACTACGACAAGGTGAACCAGTTCCTGTGCAACATCCCCAACTACGAGCCCCAGGAGACTGACAACATCCAGCAAGTGGAGATGAAGCTCAAGAGCCAAGCG GCACTGCTCAGTGACATTGCAAGCAAGGAACAGGAGGTGCAGAAGGTCtctgccacagctcagcagtACCAGCAGGCAGTGAAG GACTATGAGCTGGAAGCTGAGAAGCTGCGGTCCATCCTGGACCTGGAGAACGGCCGGAATGGCTACACAAGCAAGAAACCCAGGCTGCAGTCCCCAGCTGCCAAAGTGAAGGAGGAG GAAGCTGTTCTGGCAGCCAAATACACAGAAGTGAATGCTGTGAACAAGCAGAGGCTTCAGAACCTGGAGTTTGCTCAGAGCCTCCTGCGGCAG cagccagagaTTCAGGTGACACAAGACTTTGCCCAGACCAAAAAGTCTGTAAGGCCTGTGGAAGAAGTCTGGAAGTTGAAGAAAGAGCTTGAGGATGAGACTCAGCGTCGGCAACAGCTTGAGGCAGAGATTGAAGCCATTCAGAACAACATTGTCCACCTGCAAAACCAGAAGCCCCAAGAAACTGTGGTGAAGAAAGAACTGGTGAAGAAGGTGCCTGACCCCCAGCTGGAGGAGAGCTTCCACAGACTGCAGCAAAACCTGGCAGAGGAGCAGCGCAAGAACCAGGTGCTCCAGGATGAGCTGGAGGCTCTTAAAATCCGGCTGCGTGTCCTAGAGCATgagaagagggaaggagggcaAGAGTACATAGTGAAAGAGGTGCTGAGGATTGAACAAGATAAGGCTCAAGCTGCTGAAATCCTGAAGCTCAAAGAGGAACTGGAAGAGCTCAGGAGGCAGGAAGGGACCAGGGAGAGTGAAGTCATCCTCTTACGCCAACAAATTGCTGTGCTGTCCAGCGAGAAGAacaaggagcaggagaaggtCACGGAGAAGGAGGTGCTGAAGCTGCAGAATGATCCCCAGCTGGAGATGGAATTCCGGATGTTGCAGGAGACCAAGGAGAGGGAGAGCGCCCTTCGGCAGAAGCATGAGGAAGAGCTCAGCTTCCTCCAGGACAAGCTCAAGCGTCTGGAGAAGGAACGGGCCATTGCCGAGGGCAAAATCACTGTCAAGGAGGTGCTGAAGGTGGAGAAAGATTTGGCCATTGAGAGGGAGGTGAATGAGCTCCGGCGCCAGTACGAAGATGAGAAGTCCAAGGGCCGTTCCAATGAGCGGGAAaaggctgagctgctcaggaagatccagctgctggaggaggagaacTCCAAGGTGGTTGTTCAGGAGAAAGTGCGTGAGATTGTGCGCCCAGACCCCAAGGCTGAGAATGAAGTTGCCAACCTTCGCTTGGAGCTGGTAGAGCAGGAGAGGAGGTGCCATGGTGGGGACGAGCAGCTGAAGAGCTGCCAGAATGAGCTGGCTGCTTTGAAGAACAGAGGGCCCCTGGTAGAAGTCAAAGAAGTCATTAAGGAGGTCATTAAGTACAAGAATGATCCAGAAACCGAAAAGGAGCTACAGCGACTCCGGGAGGAAATCATAGAGAGGACCGGAGCTATTGAAAGAGCTGACCTGGAGATCTACCAGCTGAAACAAGAGATACAAGCTTTGAAAGACACCAAACCTCAAGTGCAAATGAAGGAAGTTGTTCAAGAAATCCTCCAGTTTCGGGAAGACCCCAAGACTAGAGAGGAGGTAGAGTCGCTGCGAGTGCAGCTGGCAGACGAACAGATGAAGCACATTGACCTGGAGAGGGAGCGGCTTCtccaagaagaaaaagtaagaCAAAAGGAGGAAGAACTTTCCCAGGTAAAGGAGAAAGTGGTCCAGCAGGAAGTTGTGAAGTACGAGCAGGATCCTGCCTTGAAAGCTGAAGTGAACTCCTTCTCCCAGAGCATCGAGAGCGAGCTGAAGCAGATCGATGGCCTCCGCGAGGAGCTGCGCAAGCTGCAGAGGAGACGGTCCGAGCTGGAGcggcagctggaggagctggagaaggagagaCAGGCCCGCAGGGAGGCCGAGCTGGAGGTGCAGAGGCTCAGGATCCGGCTGAACGAGCTGGaagaacaggaaagagaaaCGACAGAACGAGTGACTGTGAAACAGAAAGTGATCCTTCAGCAAGATCcccagcaggagaaggagcacTCCCTCCTCAGGCTGGAGTTAGAAGAAGAGAAGCACCGCAGGCAAGTCCTGCAAACCGAACTAGAAGCCCTGAGAAAGAAGCTCCTTTCTTTGGAGAAGATGGAGGTCAAGGAGAAAGTGGTCTTTTCAGAGAGtgtccaggtggacaaaggAGACACAGAGTATGAGATTCAAAAGCTGAAGAGCAACCTGGAGGAAGAAAGTAGGCGCAAGAGGGAGCTGGATGCAGATATCAACCGCCTGGAAACCAGGCTGTCCGAGGTGGAATTCAACAACTCCAAGTCATCAAAAGAGCTAGACTTGTTAAGGGAGGAAAACCACAAGCTCCACCTCGAGAAACAGAACCTGCTGATGGAAACAAGGAGACTGCAGTCAGAGATTGAACTCACTGCAACAGAAGCTCAGGATTTGAGAAACATGACCCACATGGACAGTGGAATAAACCTGGACTCCAGGTTCCAAGCATTAGAAAGGGAGTTAGAGGATCTGAAGCAGTTATCCAGAGAAAAAGATGCAGAGATTGAGCAACTCCAGAATCGCCTGAAGACAGTTGCTATCAAGAGGGAGCAAAGAGAGAACCACCTGAGGCGCTCCATCGTGGTCATTGACCCCGACACAGGAAAAGAGATGTCGCCAGAGGAAGCTCACGTGTTTGGCCTCATTGAGTGGAGCCTGTTCGTCAAACTGAAGAGCCAGGAATGTGATTGGGAGGAGATCTCAATAAAGGGTCCCAATGGAGAATCATCTGTGATCCTCGACAGAAAGTCTGGCAGGGAGTTCTCCATCGAGGACGCCCTCAAGAGCGGGAGGCTGACCACGGCCCAGTATGACAGTTACCTTAACAAGGAGATGTCTATCCAGGAGCTGGCAGTCTTGGTGTCCGGAAGCAATTACACAGCGCTCGCTCCACTTTAG